Proteins encoded by one window of Melanotaenia boesemani isolate fMelBoe1 chromosome 10, fMelBoe1.pri, whole genome shotgun sequence:
- the rassf7a gene encoding ras association domain-containing protein 7 — protein MELKVWVDGVVRVVCGLSEETSCQDVVIALAQAIGQTGRYVLIQRLRDTERQLLATERPLESLAKLGQHGSEVQFFLRRTGPSSSDGPGSKQEKPTPLPLPKHPEPETSKRNQPKKALTFNLGPSTSPKTKAKQLKGSPRDSPEQRASPSPSPSPVSPHMPSLSPSPPVGPSKEEVFRKVLQQQERLRAIEAQLEALELESYTRERPYPSPCPSPVSDARLKEEIDALEQAMRRNQAELAHEQYWEEELQAEVERERGMRRKLGELHAKLDDCGRRLHEFSVRSAQLEQEIQRESQAEGKASGPEESLDAVRAEIRSQERHGTELEEQLSEADKALGKAESLLQARQEELEELNKELRQCNLQQFIQQTGVLPAHAHSRTELQEHLEQLELAQFLQNGYGNGRSETPVESPPRPTAKQFLGHPRNLQNPLVSSLNPEVLTSRESSWR, from the exons ATGGAGCTCAAAGTGTGGGTGGATGGAGTAGTGCGTGTGGTATGCGGCCTGTCTGAGGAAACGTCCTGCCAGGATGTCGTTATCGCTCTGGCACAGGCCATCG GTCAGACAGGCCGATATGTTCTTATCCAACGTCTAAGGGACACAGAAAGGCAACTGCTGGCCACAGAGAGGCCTCTGGAGTCTTTGGCAAAGTTAGGCCAACATGGCAGTGAAGTTCAATTCTTCCTGCGCCGTACTGGTCCTAGCAGCAGTGATGGACCTGGCTCAAAACAAGAGAAACCTACTCCCCTTCCACTGCCTAAGCATCCTGAGCCAGAGACTTCAAAACGGAACCAGCCTAAAAAAGCCCTGACATTTAACTTGGGACCATCCACCTCCCCTAAAACCAAGGCCAAACAGCTTAAGGGATCTCCTCGGGACTCTCCAGAGCAAAGAGCCTCCCCATCCCCTTCACCGAGCCCAGTATCACCTCATATGCCATCTCTTTCTCCTTCACCACCTGTTGGTCCTTCCAAAGAAGAGGTCTTTAGAAAAGTTCTTCAGCAACAGGAGAGACTTAGGGCCATTGAGGCCCAACTAGAAGCCCTAGAGTTGGAGTCGTATACCCGGGAGCGTCCTTACCCATCTCCATGTCCCTCACCGGTGTCTGATGCTCGCTTAAAAGAGGAGATTGACGCTTTGGAGCAAGCAATGcggaggaaccaggctgagcTTGCCCACGAGCAGTATTGGGAGGAAGAACTTCAAGCAGAGGTGGAGAGGGAGCGAGGGATGAGGAGGAAGCTGGGGGAACTCCATGCCAAGCTAGATGACTGTGGACGACGGCTCCATGAGTTCTCGGTTCGCTCTGCTCAGCTGGAACAAGAAATCCAGCGAGAGAGCCAGGCAGAAGGCAAAGCCAGTGGGCCTGAGGAGTCGCTTGATGCTGTGAGGGCAGAGATTCGGAGCCAGGAGAGGCATGGGACAGAGCTGGAGGAGCAGCTATCTGAGGCTGATAAGGCTCTGGGGAAGGCAGAGTCTCTACTGCAG GCCCGAcaagaggagctggaggagtTGAATAAGGAGCTGAGGCAGTGTAACTTGCAGCAGTTTATTCAACAGACAGGCGTCCTGCCAGCACATGCACACTCACGCACAGAGCTGCAGGAACATTTGGAGCAGCTGGAACTGGCTCAATTTCTGCAGAATGGATACGGGAATG GCCGCAGCGAAACTCCGGTGGAATCTCCGCCTCGGCCTACTGCAAAACAGTTCCTGGGACATCCACGAAATCTACAAAACCCTCTAGTGTCGAGTCTCAACCCTgagg TCCTGACATCCCGAGAGTCGTCATGGAGATAA